Proteins from a genomic interval of Trifolium pratense cultivar HEN17-A07 linkage group LG6, ARS_RC_1.1, whole genome shotgun sequence:
- the LOC123891890 gene encoding protein FAR1-RELATED SEQUENCE 5-like codes for MKPNIDEPDIAQPNVVEPTNILVNTANYFFKCEKYKVRDEMIEWCKKEAIKAGFTMVIVKSDNGSYRRKKTLVLGCSRGGAYKEPNRKLKKEDTATRKLNCPFRLRGYFLASEEWRLSVVCGEHNHKLAKNLEGHTLAGRLKPEEKECVQELSKNLVAPKNILSTLRGRNPDIKTSMKQIYNVRQRLKKDARGQMSELQQLMKLCENNKYFHKCRTIGDSTTIQDIFWAHPESVKLLNTFPTVLVMDSTYKTNKYKMPLFEIVGVTSTEVSYNVGFAYIANEKEDNFTWALETCQSLLNSKDTMPKVIVTDRDQALMNAVAKVFPNSTALLCRLHVFKNVKAKFKNLCTAKGEKMNQLLNTLTFQWKSIIQSTSEDSYIDAVLEFRKAFDHYPDFLKYVETTVLDPVKEKIVSLWIDRVMHIGNTTTNRVESQHGSLKEYLPDCKGDLPEYQLIS; via the coding sequence ATGAAACCGAACATCGATGAACCCGACATTGCACAACCTAATGTAGTTGAACCCACAAATATTTTGGTTAACActgccaattatttttttaagtgtgaaAAGTATAAGGTCCGAGATGAGATGATTGAATGGTGCAAAAAAGAGGCTATAAAAGCTGGATTTACTATGGTGATTGTGAAATCAGATAACGGTTCTTACCGAAGGAAAAAGACTTTAGTATTGGGTTGCTCAAGAGGCGGTGCGTACAAAGAACCGAATAGGAAATTGAAGAAAGAAGACACGGCTACGAGGAAATTGAACTGTCCGTTCAGACTGCGAGGTTACTTTTTGGCATCAGAGGAATGGAGACTAAGTGTTGTGTGTGGTGAACATAACCACAAGTTGGCAAAAAATCTAGAAGGTCATACTCTTGCCGGACGTTTAAAACCAGAGGAGAAGGAGTGTGTGCAGGAGTTGTCAAAGAATTTGGTGGCCCCGAAGAACATATTGTCGACACTGAGAGGGAGAAATCCGGATATCAAGACTTCAATGAAGCAAATATACAATGTGCGCCAAAGGTTAAAAAAAGATGCTAGGGGTCAAATGTCTGAATTGCAACAACTCATGAAGTTGTgtgaaaacaacaaatattttcaCAAGTGTAGAACAATTGGTGACTCGACTACTATACAAGATATTTTTTGGGCACATCCTGAAAGTGTGAAATTGCTTAACACTTTCCCTACTGTTTTAGTGATGGATTCAACGTACAAAACCAACAAGTATAAAATGCCTTTATTTGAGATAGTTGGCGTAACTTCAACCGAGGTGTCGTACAATGTTGGTTTTGCCTATATTGCCAATGAAAAAGAAGACAATTTCACATGGGCCCTTGAGACGTGTCAGAGTCTTTTGAACAGTAAAGACACAATGCCGAAGGTCATTGTCACTGATAGGGATCAGGCACTGATGAATGCAGTTGCGAAAGTGTTTCCAAATTCAACTGCTTTATTGTGTCGGTTACATGTTTTTAAGAACGTAAAAGCTAAGTTCAAGAATCTTTGCACCGCAAAAGGAGAAAAGATGAATCAATTACTGAACACACTCACATTTCAATGGAAATCAATTATTCAGTCGACTTCAGAAGATTCATATATTGATGCAGTTCTTGAGTTCAGGAAAGCGTTTGACCACTATCCAGATTTTCTTAAATATGTTGAAACAACTGTTCTAGATCCGGTGAAGGAAAAAATCGTGAGCTTATGGATAGATCGTGTTATGCACATTGGCAACACTACCACCAACAGAGTTGAGTCACAACATGGTTCGTTGAAAGAGTATTTGCCGGATTGTAAGGGTGATTTGCCGGAGTACCAACTTATATCTTGA
- the LOC123892458 gene encoding jasmonate-induced oxygenase 2-like has translation MMTCNQTWPEPIVRVQALAQSGLSSIPSSYIKPCSQRPTQTTFTPQNDHYDHINIPVIDLEHLSSGDQVLRDNVLKQVSEACREWGFFQVVNHGIDHELMKSAKEVWHEFFDLPLEMKEELANSPSTYEGYGSRLGVKKGAILDWSDYFFLHYMPPSLRNQAKWPALPSSLRKVIAEYGEEVVKLGGRMLELMSINLGLKEDYLMNSFGGENELGACLRVNFYPKCPQPDLTLGLSPHSDPGGMTILLPDDFVSGLQVRKGNDWITVRPVPNAFIINIGDQIQVLSNAIYKSIEHRVIVNPIKDRVSLAMFYNPKSDLLIQPAKELVTKERPAMYPPMTYDEYRLFIRMKGPCGKAQVESLANKCD, from the exons atgatgaCTTGTAACCAAACATGGCCAGAACCTATAGTTAGAGTCCAAGCCTTAGCTCAAAGTGGGCTAAGCTCAATCCCTTCATCCTACATCAAACCATGTTCTCAAAGACCCACTCAAACCACTTTTACTCCTCAAAATGATCACTATGATCATATTAACATCCCCGTGATCGACCTTGAGCACCTCTCTAGTGGGGATCAGGTCCTCAGAGATAACGTGCTCAAGCAGGTCTCGGAGGCATGTAGGGAGTGGGGTTTTTTTCAAGTGGTGAACCATGGGATTGATCATGAGTTGATGAAGAGTGCTAAGGAAGTGTGGCATGAGTTTTTTGATCTTCCACTTGAGATGAAAGAAGAACTTGCTAACTCTCCTAGTACTTATGAGGGGTATGGTAGTAGGTTGGGAGTGAAAAAAGGTGCTATTTTGGATTGGAGtgactatttttttcttcattatatGCCTCCTTCTCTTAGGAACCAAGCTAAGTGGCCAGCACTTCCATCATCTTTGAG GAAAGTGATTGCTGAATATGGTGAGGAAGTGGTTAAGCTAGGAGGAAGGATGTTGGAATTAATGTCAATAAATCTTGGCTTAAAAGAAGATTATCTCATGAATTCATTTGGAGGAGAAAATGAGCTTGGTGCTTGTTTAAGGGTAAATTTCTATCCAAAATGCCCACAACCTGACCTTACTTTAGGACTGTCTCCTCACTCAGACCCTGGTGGTATGACCATTCTTCTTCCTGATGATTTTGTGTCTGGCCTTCAAGTAAGAAAAGGAAATGACTGGATCACTGTTAGGCCTGTCCCTAATGCTTTTATCATCAACATTGGTGACCAAATTCAG gttctgaGCAATGCAATATACAAGAGTATAGAACACAGGGTGATTGTGAATCCAATCAAAGATAGAGTTTCTTTGGCAATGTTTTACAACCCAAAAAGTGATTTATTAATTCAACCTGCAAAGGAGCTTGTGACAAAGGAAAGGCCAGCCATGTACCCACCAATGACTTATGATGAATACAGACTTTTTATTAGGATGAAAGGACCTTGTGGGAAGGCCCAAGTTGAATCATTGGCTAACAAATGTGATTAA
- the LOC123888543 gene encoding protein STABILIZED1-like — protein MVFIVPPTGKILSLDINPSTTTLHNLKHQIEQFHGIPISQQRLFLSQSLRLLGDNDSLLISNLGVGNYSTLTLHVPFYGGTQPPAVPKPPRFDFLNSKPPANYVAGLGRGATGFTTRSDIGPARAAPDLPDRSAAAAGAAPGVGRGRGKGGDDAAEEDDEGEDKGYDENQKFDEFEGNDVGLFASAEYDEDDREADAVWEGIDKRMDSRRKDRREARLKQEIEKYRASNPKITEQFADLKRKLYTLSTDDWQSLEKFESGGYSSKNKKKRFESFVPVPDTLLEKARQEQEHVTALDPKSRAASANGTETPWSQTPVTDLTAVGEGRGTVLSLKLDRLSDSVSGMTNVDPKGYLTVLNSMKITSDAEISDFKKARLLLKSVTQTNPKHPPGWIAAARLEELAGKLPVARQLIQKGCEECPKNEDVWLEACRLANPDEAKAVIARGVKSIPTSVKLWMQASKLESDDMNRSRVLRKGLEHIPDSVRLWKAVVELANEEDARLLLHRAVECCPLHVELWLALARLETYDNAKKVLNRARERLPKEPAIWITAAKLEEANGNTSMIGKIIERGIRALQREGVVIDREAWMKEAEAAERAGSVATCQAIIHNTIGIGVEEEDRKRTWVADAEECKKRGSIETARAIYAHALTVFLTKKSIWLKAAQLERSHGTRESLDALLRKAVTYRPQAEVLWLMGAKEKWLAGDVPAARAILQEAYAAIPNSEEIWLAAFKLEFENHEPERARMLLAKARERGGTERVWMKSAIVERELGNIEEERKLLNEGLKQFPSFDKLWLMLGQLEERLAKQQDQPEKQHAHKMEAKKVYDSGLKPCPNSVPLWLSLANLEEEMSGLSKVRAILIMARKRNPQNPELWLAAVRAELKHGEKKEADSLMAKALQECPNSGILWAASIEMAPRPQRRSKSMDALKKCDHDPHVIAAVAKLFWIDRKVDKARSWLNRAVTLAPDIGDFWALCYKFELQHGTEENQKDVLKRCVAAEPKHGEKWQVVSKAIENSHQPTESILKKVVIALGKEEKAAEDSKH, from the coding sequence ATGGTGTTCATCGTTCCACCCACCGGAAAAATCCTATCCCTCGACATAAACCCTAGCACCACCACTCTTCATAATCTGAAGCACCAAATCGAACAATTTCACGGTATACCAATTTCACAGCAACGATTATTCCTTTCACAGAGTCTTCGATTACTCGGCGATAACGATTCTCTTCTAATATCAAATCTCGGCGTTGGAAATTACTCAACCCTAACCCTACACGTTCCCTTCTATGGCGGTACTCAACCTCCCGCCGTTCCCAAACCGCCTCGATTCGATTTTCTCAATTCAAAACCGCCTGCTAATTACGTCGCCGGACTTGGTCGTGGTGCCACCGGGTTTACCACAAGGTCTGATATTGGTCCTGCTCGTGCTGCTCCTGATTTGCCGGATAGATCCGCTGCGGCGGCCGGTGCTGCTCCTGGTGTTGGAAGGGGGAGAGGTAAAGGTGGGGATGATGCTgctgaggaagatgatgaaggaGAGGATAAGGGATATGATGAGAATCAGAAATTTGATGAGTTTGAAGGTAATGATGTTGGTTTATTTGCTTCTGCTGAATATGATGAGGATGATAGAGAAGCTGATGCTGTTTGGGAAGGGATTGATAAGAGAATGGATTCGAGAAGGAAGGATCGTAGGGAAGCTAGGTTGAAGCAAGAGATTGAGAAGTATAGAGCTTCGAATCCGAAAATTACTGAACAATTTGCTGATTTGAAGAGGAAGTTGTATACTTTATCTACTGATGATTGGCAGAGTTTAGAGAAGTTTGAGAGTGGTGGTTATTCTTCGAAGAATAAGAAGAAGAGGTTTGAGAGTTTTGTTCCTGTTCCTGATACACTTCTTGAGAAAGCAAGGCAAGAGCAAGAGCATGTTACTGCGTTGGATCCTAAGAGTAGGGCCGCTTCGGCAAATGGTACTGAGACTCCATGGTCACAAACACCTGTTACTGATTTAACTGCTGTTGGTGAGGGTAGAGGTACTGTTTTGTCATTGAAATTGGATAGGTTGTCTGATTCAGTTTCCGGTATGACTAATGTTGATCCAAAGGGGTATCTCACTGTTCTTAATAGTATGAAAATTACTAGTGATGCTGAGATTTCTGATTTTAAGAAGGCTAGGTTGTTGCTCAAGAGTGTTACTCAAACGAATCCGAAACATCCTCCCGGTTGGATTGCTGCTGCGAGGTTGGAGGAGTTGGCTGGTAAGCTTCCGGTGGCTAGGCAATTGATACAGAAAGGGTGTGAAGAATGTCCCAAGAATGAAGATGTGTGGCTTGAGGCTTGTAGGCTGGCGAATCCCGATGAAGCGAAAGCTGTGATAGCTCGGGGTGTTAAATCGATTCCCACTTCTGTTAAGTTGTGGATGCAGGCTTCGAAATTGGAAAGCGATGATATGAATCGGAGTAGGGTGTTGAGGAAAGGGCTTGAGCACATTCCTGATTCGGTTAGATTGTGGAAGGCTGTTGTGGAGCTTGCAAATGAAGAAGATGCTAGACTTTTGCTTCACAGAGCTGTGGAATGTTGTCCTTTGCATGTGGAATTGTGGCTTGCTCTTGCTAGGTTGGAAACTTATGACAATGCTAAGAAGGTTCTCAATAGGGCAAGAGAGAGGCTGCCCAAGGAGCCGGCTATATGGATAACAGCTGCCAAGTTGGAAGAAGCTAATGGGAACACATCCATGATTGGCAAGATTATTGAGAGGGGTATAAGGGCTTTGCAGAGAGAAGGTGTGGTGATTGATAGAGAAGCTTGGATGAAGGAAGCAGAGGCTGCAGAACGGGCTGGTTCGGTTGCAACTTGCCAAGCAATAATCCACAATACAATTGGAATTggagttgaagaagaagataggAAGAGGACATGGGTAGCTGATGCGGAGGAATGCAAGAAAAGAGGTTCTATTGAGACTGCTAGAGCTATATATGCTCATGCCTTGACTGTCTTCTTAACTAAGAAGAGCATATGGCTCAAAGCAGCACAGCTTGAGAGGAGTCATGGTACTAGGGAATCTCTTGATGCATTACTTCGTAAAGCAGTTACTTACAGACCTCAGGCTGAAGTTCTTTGGCTTATGGGTGCCAAGGAGAAGTGGCTTGCTGGAGACGTGCCTGCAGCTCGTGCTATTCTCCAAGAAGCTTACGCCGCCATTCCCAATTCGGAGGAAATATGGCTTGCGGCTTTTAAACTAGAGTTTGAAAATCACGAGCCCGAAAGAGCTAGAATGTTGTTGGCTAAAGCAAGGGAGAGAGGAGGTACAGAGAGAGTCTGGATGAAATCTGCTATCGTAGAGAGAGAACTAGGAAACATTGAAGAGGAAAGGAAACTGTTAAATGAAGGATTGAAGCAATTCCCTTCATTTGATAAATTGTGGTTGATGCTTGGCCAACTTGAGGAACGGCTTGCTAAGCAGCAGGATCAGCCTGAGAAGCAGCATGCTCACAAGATGGAAGCTAAGAAGGTATATGATTCGGGACTGAAACCCTGTCCTAATTCTGTACCCCTTTGGCTCTCTCTTGCTAATCTTGAAGAGGAGATGAGTGGGTTGAGTAAAGTTCGTGCAATTCTCATAATGGCTCGAAAGAGGAATCCTCAAAATCCTGAACTCTGGCTAGCAGCTGTTAGAGCAGAATTAAAGCATGGAGAGAAGAAAGAAGCTGATAGTTTGATGGCAAAAGCATTGCAGGAGTGTCCCAACAGTGGCATTCTATGGGCGGCTTCCATTGAGATGGCTCCTCGTCCCCAGCGTAGAAGCAAGAGTATGGATGCCCTAAAGAAATGTGACCATGATCCCCATGTTATAGCTGCCGTTGCCAAATTATTCTGGATAGACAGGAAGGTGGACAAAGCCAGGAGTTGGTTGAATAGGGCTGTGACACTTGCTCCTGACATAGGTGATTTTTGGGCTTTGTGCTACAAATTTGAATTACAGCATGGAACTGAGGAGAACCAGAAAGATGTATTGAAGAGATGTGTTGCTGCTGAACCAAAACACGGGGAGAAATGGCAAGTGGTCTCAAAGGCAATAGAGAACTCTCACCAACCAACAGAATCCATCTTGAAGAAAGTGGTGATTGCACTAGGGAAGGAGGAGAAGGCAGCTGAGGATAGTAAACATTGA
- the LOC123888545 gene encoding protein PHOSPHATE STARVATION RESPONSE 1-like translates to MFPLNNHWNQYGVVCTLSGATPKGILKVMTAMGISELSIYHVKSHLQKYRISKLIPESTTRGKTEKKSISDILPNFCSISALQLKEVLQMQAEVQKRMDDRVEVQKILKLKIEAQGKYLDRIGQSNQSRTITRKAFKPFVGKATHLPSLSEESESLKTQSEEEHQAAKKLKNIDDDVLPTGFELGPSTVSEFCNQTWNNLSWIQLAETTCQSPLVPGFLL, encoded by the exons ATGTTCCCTTTGAATAATCATTGGAACCAATATGGTGTGGTTTGTACTTTGTCAGGGGCAACACCAAAGGGCATATTGAAGGTAATGACGGCTATGGGGATTTCAGAGTTGAGTATTTATCACGTCAAAAGCCACTTGCAG AAATACAGGATCTCCAAATTGATTCCAGAGTCCACTACAA GAGGAAAGACTGAGAAGAAAAGCATATCAGATATACTGCCAAATTTCTGTTCTATATC TGCTCTTCAGCTAAAGGAAGTCCTTCAAATGCAAGCAGAGGTGCAAAAACGCATGGATGACAGAGTTGAG GTTCAAAAAATCTTGAAGCTGAAAATTGAAGCACAAGGAAAGTACCTAGACAGAATTGGACAAAGTAATCAAAGCAGAACAATTACAAGAAAAGCTTTCAAGCCTTTTGTTGGCAAAGCTACACATCTGCCCTCTCTTTCTGAGGAATCTGAATCCTTAAAAACACAATCTGAGGAAGAACATCAAGCAGCCAAAAAGCTAAAGAACATAGATGATGATGTTTTGCCTACAGGTTTTGAACTAGGACCATCAACAGTCTCAGAATTCTGCAACCAAACCTGGAATAACCTTTCTTGGATTCAGCTAGCTGAAACAACATGCCAATCACCTTTGGTGCCTGGTTTCTTATTATAA
- the LOC123889887 gene encoding protein MAIN-LIKE 1-like, with product MKDIIRMTYEVGRQRAGRESRAHSSARREVNPGRSTRKRAAASTSSEPDAQPQPEAQHETEVEQDMDAEQNELDAGVESEDEAEVHQPSPPPPPPTKQRKRNPRTTTGRNPPPVVEPPVTVFGGGPSDLSLLPSFGKHVAAALWRGECTERYLKCLNHGKKINVLDKPDSNLKWFWDVVDASGLRPLLKTNYNHVGWGLLTAFTERWHPETGTFHLPIGEMTITLDDVSCLLHIPISGKMLNHLGTCCTVEEGEDMCEEFLNFSRADCKEEFAKMKGAHIGYPKLLDIYGDNLKLALAAENNREEPHVVQYYRECTVRAFLLYLICSTIFTNKSGQYADVIFLTYLQDIEQLNTWN from the exons ATGAAAGACATTATAA gaatgACATATGAAGTTGGGAGACAAAGAGCTGGAAGGGAAAGTAGAGCACACAGCTCTGCACGTAGAGAGGTTAACCCAGGACGGTCTACGAGGAAAAGAGCAGCTGCATCAACCTCGTCTGAGCCTGATGCTCAACCTCAGCCTGAAGCTCAACATGAGACTGAAGTTGAGCAAGACATGGATGCTGAACAGAATGAATTGGATGCTGGAGTTGAGTCTGAAGACGAAGCGGAGGTTCATCaaccatcaccaccaccaccaccaccaactaAACAACGAAAAAGAAATCCAAGAACAACAACTGGAAGAAACCCACCACCAGTGGTAGAACCACCAGTTACGGTATTTGGTGGTGGTCCATCTGATTTGTCGTTGTTGCCGTCTTTTGGAAAGCATGTTGCGGCTGCGTTGTGGAGAggagaa TGTACCGAAAGGTATCTCAAGTGCCTGAACCACGGGAAGAAAATCAATGTGCTTGATAAACCGGACTCTAATCTAAAATGGTTTTGGGATGTGGTTGATGCTAGTGGACTGCGACCCCTATTGAAGACTAATTACAATCATGTTGGCTGGGGACTTTTGACGGCATTTACGGAGCGATGGCATCCAGAGACCGGCACTTTCCATCTTCCTATTGGTGAGATGACCATCACACTTGATGATGTTTCTTGTTTGCTTCATATTCCGATATCGGGAAAGATGCTCAACCATCTTGGAACGTGCTGCACCGTGGAGGAAGGCGAAGATATGTGTGAGGAGTTCCTTAACTTCAGCAGGGCGGACTGTAAGGAAGAGTTCGCCAAAATGAAAGGAGCTCATATTGGATATCCCAAGCTGCTGGACATATACGGTGACAATTTGAAACTAGCATTGGCAGCTGAAAACAATCGTGAGGAGCCTCACGTGGTACAATACTATAGGGAATGCACCGTTAGAGCTTTTTTGCTCTACTTGATATGTTCAACCATTTTCACCAACAAAAGTGGCCAATATGCGGATGTCATTTTTCTGACTTACTTGCAAGACATTGAGCAACTTAACACTTGGAATTAG
- the LOC123888546 gene encoding PHD finger protein ALFIN-LIKE 2-like, which produces MEMASSPRTVEEIFKDYDARRTAVVRALTHDVDEFYGLCDPDKDNLCLYGHGNGSWEVTLPAEEVPPELPEPALGINFARDGMNRKDWLSLVAVHSDSWLLSVAFYLGARLNRNERKRLFSLINDLPTVFELVSDRKPVKENKPAADSGSKSRGSTKRSNDGQVKSNPKFAADDGYEEEEDEHSETLCGSCGGNYNADEFWIGCDICERWYHGKCVKITPAKAESIKQYKCPQCSIRRNRP; this is translated from the exons GCCCTCGTACCGTTGAAGAGATCTTCAAAGATTACGATGCTCGTAGAACCGCTGTTGTTCGTGCTCTCACTCATG ATGTTGATGAATTTTACGGACTTTGTGATCCAG ATAAGGATAATTTGTGCCTCTATGGACATGGGAATGGCAGCTGGGAAGTAACTCTGCCGGCTGAGGAAGTTCCGCCGGAGCTTCCTGAGCCGGCTCTTGGAATCAATTTTGCTAGAGATGGCATGAATCGAAAGGACTGGCTTTCTCTTGTTGCTGTGCACAGTGATTCGTGGTTGCTTTCGGTGGCGTTTTATCTTGGAGCTCGGCTAAACCGCAATGAAAG GAAACGATTGTTTAGTTTGATCAACGATCTTCCCACCGTTTTCGAACTTGTGTCGGACAGGAAACCAGTTAAGGAAAACAAGCCAGCAGCAGACAGTGGAAGCAAATCCCGAGGAAGCACCAAG AGATCCAATGATGGGCAAGTCAAAAGCAACCCAAAGTTTGCTGCGGATGATGGTTAtgaggaggaggaagacgagCACAGCGAAACACTTTGTGGGAGCTGTGGCGGAAATTACAACGCGGACGAGTTTTGGATTGGCTGCGATATATGTGAGAGGTGGTACCACGGAAAATGTGTGAAGATCACTCCTGCTAAGGCCGAGAGCATAAAGCAATACAAGTGCCCTCAATGCAGCATCAGGCGGAACAGACCTTAG